The following proteins are encoded in a genomic region of Flammeovirga pectinis:
- a CDS encoding PspC domain-containing protein — MSKKLVKSTSNAVFSGVCSGIAKYFNIDPTIIRLGFVISFFFGLGSPGLIYLVMAFVMPKDDTYFY; from the coding sequence ATGTCTAAAAAATTAGTAAAATCAACATCAAATGCGGTCTTTTCTGGAGTATGTAGCGGTATTGCAAAATACTTCAATATAGACCCTACAATCATTCGTTTAGGTTTTGTGATCAGTTTCTTTTTCGGTCTCGGATCACCTGGTCTTATTTACTTAGTAATGGCATTTGTAATGCCTAAAGACGATACTTATTTCTATTAA